The Primulina eburnea isolate SZY01 chromosome 6, ASM2296580v1, whole genome shotgun sequence genome contains a region encoding:
- the LOC140834073 gene encoding beta-1,6-galactosyltransferase GALT29A-like, whose amino-acid sequence MYSSVKRTLRPLHSILLLMVVAATLTIRVMLQQNGSFQLKNGSTLVNNSQKPIFNATLLKYACLDIGEPKMKQEIGELLEGNFRNRGRQISFLSSGKYRTDARVRSARGVPLQLRSPEFRQLWLSFRRHLGDWSRNRRFHSDAMLDLVNEIKGVIDKYHGINHVLGKKYKSCAVVGNSGILVKTDYGKVIDSHEAVIRLNNARTASFEEFVGSRTSISFVNSNILHLCARREGCFCHPYGQNVPLVMYMCQPAHFLDYLVCNSSHKAPLIITDPRFDVLCARIVKYYSLKRFMETTAKDVGEWAPAHEGSNFHYSSGMQAIMLALGMCEKVGIFGFGKSSLARHHYHTNQKAELSLHDYEAEYDFYQDLMEKPDAIPFVSDKFKFPPTVMYH is encoded by the coding sequence atgtattcttcagtGAAGCGCACCCTCCGCCCTCTGCACAGCATTTTACTGCTGATGGTGGTGGCCGCCACTCTCACCATTAGGGTGATGCTTCAGCAAAATGGATCTTTTCAACTGAAAAATGGAAGTACGCTTGTTAATAACTCCCAAAAACCAATCTTCAATGCTACCCTTTTGAAATATGCTTGTCTTGACATTGGTGAACCCAAGATGAAGCAGGAGATTGGGGAGTTGTTGGAGGGAAATTTTCGAAATCGGGGCCGGCAGATATCTTTTTTGTCTTCTGGTAAGTATCGTACTGATGCGAGGGTAAGATCAGCTAGAGGGGTTCCTTTGCAGCTTCGTTCGCCGGAGTTTCGTCAATTGTGGTTGAGTTTTCGGCGGCATTTGGGTGATTGGTCGAGAAACCGGAGGTTTCACTCCGATGCAATGTTAGATTTGGTTAATGAGATCAAGGGTGTGATTGATAAATACCACGGCATAAATCACGTGTTGGGCAAGAAATATAAAAGTTGTGCTGTGGTGGGAAATAGTGGGATTCTTGTAAAGACTGATTATGGCAAGGTGATCGATAGTCACGAGGCCGTTATTCGGCTGAACAATGCTAGGACCGCAAGTTTTGAGGAGTTTGTAGGATCAAGAACCAGCATTTCTTTTGTCAATAGTAACATATTGCACTTATGTGCGCGTAGGGAAGGTTGCTTTTGCCATCCTTATGGACAAAATGTGCCTTTGGTTATGTATATGTGTCAGCCTGCACATTTCTTGGATTATCTGGTATGCAATTCTTCCCATAAAGCACCATTGATTATAACTGATCCAAGGTTTGATGTGTTGTGTGCTAGGATTGTGAAGTATTACTCATTGAAACGATTCATGGAGACGACCGCAAAAGACGTTGGCGAATGGGCACCAGCGCATGAAGGATCGAACTTCCACTATTCCTCAGGAATGCAAGCCATCATGCTTGCTTTGGGGATGTGTGAAAAAGTTGGTATTTTCGGATTTGGGAAATCCAGTTTGGCAAGGCACCACTATCATACTAATCAGAAAGCTGAGCTTTCTCTACATGATTACGAAGCTGAGTATGATTTTTACCAGGATTTGATGGAAAAACCAGATGCTATCCCCTTTGTCTCAGATAAGTTCAAGTTCCCTCCTACCGTAATGTATCATTGA